A portion of the Chiloscyllium punctatum isolate Juve2018m chromosome 5, sChiPun1.3, whole genome shotgun sequence genome contains these proteins:
- the zhx2a gene encoding zinc fingers and homeoboxes protein 2a, with protein MASKRKSTTPCMVRATDVLEQEPDLEMDGNAGDGSPHQLSDESWPADNGINDQDHPVLEKTALDNQQTKKLEGGYECKYCTFESQDLNEFTEHVDTIHPNVILNPFYVCAVCNFTTKRYDTFTDHNGRHHQGENNFKLKLIKRNNQTILEQTIEDSTNSVNADREENPPTGISISKTPIMKTIKNKADSKRINVLSRVKDEYDATQESKTEGNSTDVTHNTNSGLLIPETVIKDGVPHVMPSIQPPPNINLIPKVMIPMHGTKYNAAMDVNKSLIGSFNKFPYPTQAELSWLTAVSKHPEEQIKIWFSTQRLKHGISWAPEEVEEARKMMFNGTIQTPTITVVPAQVPSSTKGTQQHVIQTGVPCQLVGQTGIVWTQVANGSTVSCSPITLAVAASSNQTVSQKRSLPPSQVTGDPKRANVVQVCQLASQGNSVVFSPGASDVNTSRKKTKEQMAELKASFAISQFPDDEEVYRLMQVTKLSRAEIKKWFSDNRYRTQKGHSSHAATEIVVTIPQDPPPGSHPNRKYGWNSYSDFAPQKFKEKSIDQLKVLEESFQYSSFPTDEEKERLRSESKLTRREIDAWFSERRKLRDSLEGGILETSKVPLNPDVKPESIKSEGQEVVGNSHTKTSHLGPHYPGKPGTPPPNTGIQHIKTTSPIDKTHKKSQEQLHILKSAFVRTQWPTVEQYDSLAVQSGLPRNDIVRWFGDNRYAIKNGNLKWLDQYQRANTESHNGQSNLNGNERRGNSRGHKAAGVWGATGHSTHSRAGKTILLQYYLRHRQLREEDLDELVSKSNMSYEQVRDWFAEKQTEDAMDTSESNSRDGQFSDEDEEWGEVEDISERDENVASELTGSWAHAAQCGSTEFNELDSESMSAENSTI; from the coding sequence ATGGCTAGTAAACGCAAGTCAACAACTCCTTGCATGGTTCGTGCCACAGATGTCTTGGAGCAGGAACCAGATTTGGAGATGGATGGAAATGCAGGTGATGGGTCTCCTCACCAACTGTCGGATGAAAGCTGGCCAGCAGATAATGGGATAAATGACCAGGATCATCCGGTTTTAGAGAAAACTGCCTTAGACAATCAACAGACCAAGAAACTAGAAGGAGGCTATGAATGTAAATATTGCACCTTTGAATCACAGGACTTGAATGAGTTTACAGAACATGTTGATACTATACACCCAAATGTTATCCTTAATCCATTTTATGTCTGTGCGGTTTGTAACTTTACAACAAAAAGGTACGATACCTTCACTGATCATAATGGTAGACATCACCAAGGTGAAAATAACTTCAAGTTGAAGTTGATAAAACGCAATAATCAGACTATTCTTGAGCAGACTATTGAAGATTCCACTAACAGTGTGAATGCAGATAGAGAGGAAAATCCTCCCACTGGAATCTCAATAAGTAAAACTCCAATCATGAAAACAATCAAAAACAAAGCAGATAGTAAAAGAATCAATGTGTTGTCACGAGTAAAAGATGAATATGATGCTACGCAAGAAAGCAAGACAGAAGGGAATAGCACTGACGTTACTCACAATACTAATAGTGGATTGCTAATTCCAGAAACAGTGATTAAGGATGGAGTGCCTCATGTAATGCCATCTATACAACCACCACCAAACATCAACTTAATACCCAAAGTCATGATTCCCATGCATGGCACAAAATATAATGCTGCAATGGATGTTAACAAAAGCCTCATAGGTTCCTTTAATAAATTCCCCTACCCTACTCAGGCAGAACTGTCTTGGTTGACAGCTGTCTCAAAGCATCCAGAAGAACAAATTAAAATATGGTTCTCAACCCAGCGTCTTAAACACGGCATCAGTTGGGCTCCCGAGGAAGTGGAAGAGGCCAGAAAAATGATGTTTAATGGCACCATTCAGACGCCAACAATCACTGTTGTACCAGCACAAGTGCCATCGTCCACGAAAGGCACGCAGCAGCATGTTATCCAGACAGGAGTGCCCTGCCAATTAGTTGGTCAGACAGGCATCGTATGGACACAAGTCGCAAATGGGTCAACGGTATCCTGTTCTCCCATCACATTGGCAGTGGCAGCCAGCTCAAACCAGACCGTGTCTCAGAAGAGGAGTTTGCCGCCCTCTCAAGTAACCGGAGACCCCAAGCGTGCAAACGTAGTCCAGGTTTGTCAGCTCGCATCACAGGGGAATTCGGTTGTGTTTTCTCCTGGGGCTTCAGATGTAAACACGAGCCGCAAGAAGACCAAGGAGCAAATGGCAGAACTGAAGGCCAGCTTCGCCATCAGCCAGTTCCCCGACGATGAGGAGGTTTACCGGCTCATGCAGGTGACTAAACTCTCCAGGGCAGAGATCAAGAAGTGGTTCAGTGATAACCGCTACCGGACGCAAAAGGGCCACTCTAGCCATGCTGCTACAGAAATTGTGGTCACCATCCCCCAGGATCCTCCTCCTGGGAGCCACCCAAATCGTAAATATGGATGGAATAGTTACTCTGATTTTGCACCGCAGAAATTCAAAGAGAAAAGTATTGATCAACTGAAGGTGCTTGAGGAAAGCTTTCAATATAGTTCCTTCCCAACggatgaggaaaaagaaagatTAAGGTCAGAGTCCAAACTAACCAGGAGAGAGATTGACGCTTGGTTCTCCGAGAGGAGAAAACTGAGAGACTCGCTAGAAGGTGGGATTCTAGAAACGAGCAAAGTACCCCTCAATCCAGATGTGAAACCAGAGTCTATTAAATCAGAAGGGCAAGAGGTAGTTGGCAATAGTCACACAAAAACCTCCCATTTGGGTCCACATTATCCAGGTAAGCCCGGAACCCCTCCTCCAAACACAGGAATACAGCATATTAAAACAACTAGTCCAATTGACAAGACTCATAAGAAAAGTCAGGAACAGCTGCACATCCTAAAGAGTGCATTTGTACGTACACAGTGGCCAACAGTAGAGCAATATGACAGTTTAGCAGTGCAGAGTGGGCTGCCAAGGAATGACATTGTACGTTGGTTTGGTGACAACAGATATGCAATTAAAAATGGCAACTTAAAATGGCTTGACCAGTACCAAAGAGCAAATACAGAAAGTCACAATGGCCAGAGTAACCTCAATGGCAATGAACGAAGGGGAAATAGCAGAGGACATAAAGCAGCTGGTGTTTGGGGTGCAACAGGTCATTCCACACACAGCCGGGCTGGTAAAACCATCCTATTACAGTATTACTTACGACACCGACAGCTAAGGGAGGAAGACCTTGATGAGTTGGTTTCAAAGTCCAACATGAGCTACGAACAGGTCAGGGACTGGTTTGCAGAAAAGCAAACCGAAGATGCCATGGACACATCAGAGAGCAATAGCAGAGATGGCCAGTTTAGTGATGAGGATGAGGAGTGGGGTGAGGTAGAGGACATCAGTGAGAGggatgaaaatgttgcctctgaacTCACAGGCAGCTGGGCACACGCAGCACAGTGTGGCTCAACGGAGTTTAATGAACTGGATTCTGAAAGCATGTCTGCTGAAAATTCCACAATATAG